In Levilactobacillus brevis, a single genomic region encodes these proteins:
- a CDS encoding amino acid ABC transporter ATP-binding protein → MIEVKNLAKNFGDNQVLKNISEQVNPGQVIVVIGPSGGGKSTFLRCLNLLETPTSGEVDFDGQNLTTLDTKKVNTLREQMGMVFQNFNLFPNMTVLENIKLAPMKVKGISDADATKRAHELLQQVNLDDHADAFPTSLSGGQAQRVAIARALAMDPKVMLFDEPTSALDPEMVGEVLNVMQDLAQQGMTMVVVTHEMGFAKSVADRVWFMADGYIQENNTPDEFFNNPQTPRAQDFLSKILM, encoded by the coding sequence ATTATTGAGGTTAAAAACCTCGCCAAGAACTTTGGCGACAACCAAGTCTTAAAGAACATTTCAGAACAGGTTAACCCGGGCCAAGTGATCGTGGTCATCGGCCCTTCTGGTGGTGGGAAGAGTACCTTCTTGCGGTGCCTAAACCTCCTCGAAACACCAACGAGTGGCGAAGTTGACTTCGACGGTCAAAATTTAACCACGCTGGATACCAAGAAAGTTAACACGTTGCGGGAACAGATGGGGATGGTCTTCCAGAACTTCAACCTCTTCCCGAACATGACCGTTCTGGAAAACATCAAGCTGGCTCCCATGAAGGTCAAGGGAATCAGTGATGCCGACGCCACGAAACGCGCCCACGAGCTACTCCAACAAGTCAACCTGGACGATCACGCCGACGCCTTCCCTACCAGCCTCTCCGGTGGTCAGGCACAACGGGTGGCCATTGCTCGGGCACTCGCCATGGATCCCAAGGTGATGCTATTCGACGAACCGACCTCTGCGCTGGACCCCGAAATGGTCGGCGAAGTACTCAATGTTATGCAAGACCTAGCGCAACAAGGGATGACGATGGTCGTTGTTACCCATGAAATGGGCTTCGCCAAGTCTGTAGCCGATCGCGTCTGGTTCATGGCCGACGGCTACATTCAAGAAAACAATACGCCCGATGAGTTCTTCAACAATCCCCAAACACCACGGGCTCAGGACTTCTTGTCTAAAATTTTAATGTAA